The Desulfatibacillum aliphaticivorans DSM 15576 genome segment GGTTCTTGCACGCATGGACCCGGATGTTGCCTTGTGGATACGCAGAATCCGAGGGTTGCCTGAGGAAAATCCTTTGCCGAAGAAGAAGCAAAAGCGAAGAAAGAAGTCTTCGAAGGATTAGGCGGATTGCCGGTTTTGAAAAGCGAAGTTAGTCCCTTGCACAAGGTTTTCGGATTCCAATACCTGATGGGTTTTACTGCATGTCGCGTTGCGACCCTGGCACGAGACTGCCGTGCCAGAGCCGCCCTTAACGCGCAGGGCGCTTCCGGGACGACACAGGGGTCTGTCACTACACATCGTAAGGCTCCAAGGCGGAGCTTGCAGGGCAAGCCCGGCCCGTGCAAGTGGAATCCGTCATTCACAAAGATTCTCTTTTATCTGCGCGTCCAACATGTTTTCATGGCATCCATGTAATTATGCCGGCCTCTGGCTGCCGGGCCTTCCATTGCAGAAAGGACTGGATGTCCCGCACGTCGTCTTGAATCACCGCCTGATAGATTTCTATGCCCATGACGTTTTGATCCTCGGGCATGGCGTTTTTGATGGACAGGACGGCCAGTCTGGCTTCCTGCGTCAATGCCTGGGAAACCCGCTCAGCAACCTTTTCAAAATGGCCGGCGAAGACGGAGTCCACCAGAATATGAATCATATCGATTTTCCAGGTTTCTCCGTCCGGCGCTTCGTATACGGCGTGCCACTCCAGGCACTTGTCTTCGGCGTCCAACAGGTTGATGTAGTTGACAGAGCGGACGCGGGGATTTTCCGCAATTTTTGAAACGGCCAAAAAACTGTCCGGCAGGCTGAAAGGGTCCGTGTAGACATGGCAGTCGATGTCCCTGTGGTTCATCATCAGGCCCATGGCGAAGGAGCCCACCATGTTCAGGGTCGCGCCCACGGACTGCCATGACTCCATGAGACGAACATCTTTGATCACTTGCCGGGCTTGTTCCTCCAGCAGTTTGGCCTTTTTCAAAAGATCTTCCATTGGTTGCCCCTCTTTATTTCCGGATTTCCACCTGCTTGCGCCCGCCGGCAGGCCCGCTTCCATAGGTTAAAACGCAAAGGCTGGATTTTTCTCATATTTTCCTGATCAAGGCAAGGAAAAGGTCGGATCCGGGGGCGCGTTTTTTTTCTTCGATCGTAAAATTTATTCTTGACAACATAGGGCAGAAAATCCAAGTATTATTCATCAAGCAATTTGCAGCGTTCCTTGCTTTTTCGAGCCTTAGCCATGCCCATGGCGCCGCAGGCCTTGAAAACCGCGGGCGCTTTCCAAGAATCGGCCTGAATCCGGGGGGAAATTCAGGACGCCTCAGGCCTTACGCAGTGGGCTTCAACGCCCAATCACAGCAGACAAGTCAGGAAGAAATTATGAAAGCATGGATTTTCGCCGTTTTGCTATCTGCGGCATCGGCCAGTGTTTACAGTTATCCGGACGCATTAAACGACATGACTCCTGACGGCAGAGGCGCGCAAGCCGCGGAGGAAATTCTTGAGGTGGTGCAAAGGGCGGCGACGTCCATGGAAATGGCGCCGAACATCCAGGAATTCAACGCCTTTGTGTATGAAAAAGCCTCACGCTTCAGCATAGAGGAGTTGTATGAAAGCGGCTTTTTGGAGACTCTTCCCGACGGGTCCAAGGGCCTGGTTTTTATCGGGAATAATCAACCGGGCTCGTACGCCCTGACAACCGGCCAGTCAGGCGCCAAGCCTTGCCCCGGCGGTTTTACCGCGGAATTTGGTTTAAAGCGGCATGAGACCTGCGAATACGGCGGTCCCAGCTTTTCGGCCCACATGGACATCCGGGCCAACACCCTGAGAATGTCTGACCAAACCGGCCTTGCGCTTCACGAGGGTTTTTTAAAGGTGATCGATCCGAAAAACTTCCATGAACTGCAGGCCTTGCGGACCCGCAAAGACCGCCATATCAAGATGGAAGCCCTCATGGTGTTGAAGGAATTTTACACAAAATTTCCCCACGGAGCTCGGTTGATCCAGCTTTACACCTACCCGCTCCATTCCGAGATCGTCACCCGGGAATTTGAGGGACAGGAATACACGGTCCAAAATTTTCGGGTGTTTTTAAAGCTGGACGCCATAAAAAAAGATTATCCATTTTTGAGCGGCTACCTGGAGGATTTCAGGGACCTGTTTCGCAGCGAGGTAATCGTCTCCAACAAACAGGGCGCAACCATCCTCAAGATGGCCTTTGACTCCCAGAAAGATATCTTCAGCCTGTCCATGCTGTCCCGGCAGGGAAAGGTCATCCCCTTTGACGCCAAGGGAAATCCTCTCTTTGATCAGGAAGTGCGCGGCGTGGGCCTGGAGGATCTGGAATTCGACGTGGACATGACCTTGTTCGTGAATGTCTTCGGCATCAAGTTCACTACGGAAAACATTGACTCTGCATGGCGCTATCATCGGGAAGGCTCCAAGGGCGCCCTGGAAGTCAAGCTGACCAACATTGACCGGACCAGCCTTTTCGGCAAGGCCGAAGGCAAAGTCCCGGATTGGGTCCGCGATCTGGCAATCCCCCAAAAGGTGGACAACATGCTGTTCGGCTTCACTCGCCTGCTGGTGAACGCCAATAACGGGGAAGGTTCGCGCATGGTCATGGAATGGGACGACTCGGACCCGGAAAACGTGGCCTTTCATATGCGCGGAACCACAGAGCTGCTGGATAATTATTATGTGCGATTCGCCGCCGCAGCCATCAAATATTGCTTCCAGACCGACGGAAACACGCAGTACGACATGCAGCGCTTGCTGACCCGCACCCTGAATGCTATAATTCTGGACATGCGAATGTACTCGGGGGACGGGGTGCGGCAGGAGGCATTGAGCAACGCGGGAAGCGTACACAACGACGGTTAAAGGAGGCAGGATGCAAGGAGAAAACACGCACAGCGTGGCGGTCGGCTACATCTTATGGATTTTCGGATTTTTCGGCGCGCACCGTTTTTATTTCGGCAAGCCGGTTTCGGGCACGATTTATTTTTTCACCTTCGGCGTGTTTCTAATTGGCTGGATTGTGGACCTATTCCTCATCCCGGGCATGGACGCCAAAGCGGAAGTCAAATACGAATCCGGCCCCGTGGATTACACCATCGCCTGGATTCTGCTCACCTTTTTGGGATATTTGGGCATCCACCGGTTTTATATGGGCAAGTGGCTGACCGGCCTTTTGTGGCTGGTTACCGGCGGGTTGTTCGTCGTGGGATATCTGTACGACTACTGGACCCTGAACGGGCAAATCAGTGAAGTCAACTCGCAGCGCGCTTAGTCAAACTATCTGATTTTAAAAATCTATTCAGGATCTTACGGGGCGGCCTTTGCATTGCAGCATAGGCCGCTTTTTTTTAAAACGCCTCCCGTGTTCGCGTCTGCGCATTGACATCCACGCCTTGAATATGTACACTATATCTGTACATACATGTAAAGGAGGCGACAATGGCCATTCAAACAACCTACACGCATGCCAGAGCGCATTTGGCTTCGCTGCTGAATGAGGTTTCAGAAAACCGGGAGGTGGTGATCATCCAGCGCCGGGGGCATGAAGATGTGGCGCTGATATCGGCGGTTGAGTTGGGGGGGATTCTTGAGACGGCTCACTTGCTTCGGTCTCCCAAAAATGCTGAGCGCCTATTAGCCGGCCTGGAAAGAGCCAGGAATGATGAGGGCTCTGGGGAGTCGCTAAAGGATCTCCGTAACGAGGTCGGCCTTGAGTAAAAGGCGGAAAAAGGTCCCGGATGATTCCGGGGGGCGCCTGTCGGTCTTTCAGCCTGAATTCAGGGAGGACCTGCGATTCTGGGTGGAAAAGGACCGAAAGACGGCGTTGCGGATTTTTCAACTCATAGAAGCCGTCATGCGGGATCCATTTCAGGGGATCGGCAAGCCGGAGCCGTTAAAATATTTCGGCCCCGGCGTATGGTCCCGCCGAATCACCCAGGAGCACCGGTTGGTATATCTGGTGCGCGATGCGCGAATCGACTTCATTCAGGCGCGTTATCATTATTGATGCAAAATGGTGAGTCCCCGTTTCCGGGAATGACGAAGCATGAAGGCGTTGCCCACTAATTTTGTTGGGTGAACCTGCGCGACATGAATAACCCTCTTTAATAATTCTATAATAACGAATACCTTGTCTGATTCATTGAGCGCCCACAGCGCAGAACCACCCCACCTACGCCTCATCTTTATAGGATGTAGATATTATGGGTAGAGCTTGCGAAACCCGACAATATCTCCCGCAATCTGCTCTCATCGGCCTTACGAACGCAAAGTGGCGATGAGGCGCAGGGGCTTAAGCAGCAGATCCAGGGCGCACAGGATGTTGGGCGCCACAATGTCCGCCGCCTGTACGGCGACTCCCGCGGCGCATTCAGCGCCCACAACGGCGATGCCCAGGGCGGCTTTCTCCAGCATCAGGCAGTCATTGCGCCCATTGCCCACGGCAATGGTTTTTTTCGCGCCCTGCTCCGCCACGTATTGCTGCTTCGCCAGGTCCTGGGCTTCTTTGCCGAGGACGGAAACCGTAAAGCCGGTCCCTTCAAAGGCTGCTTTTACCGTGCCAAAGGTATCGGCGGTTAAAATATGTATTTCCAGGCTTTGGGAAAGGGTTTTAAGCCTTTCCATAACTCCGTCTATCACCTTGCCGTCTATGGCCAGGGTTCCGTTATAGTCCAGCACGAGACTGCCGTAAGACGCGTCTCCGTGACCGGGGATGGAAATATTGATCACGCGTTTACCTCCACGCCTGCAATCCGGAGTTTGTCATCCACGGTTGTTACGGCCTGCATTTCGAGCATTCCGAAGGGTTCCGGGGGACTGAGGCGAATGGTCAATGATTCAGGATCATTGACGAACTTCTTCAATTCGTCCGTGATGGCTTTGACGGCGGGGCTTTCGTTTCCCGTCATCTGCGCATCCAGGGTTTCAATCATTTCCGCTTTGACCTCGGCAATGGTCATGCCCCGCTCTTTGGCGGTCTGCTCCATGGCCAGGACGAGCAATTTCGGATCTTTATAGGTTAGTGAAGCGCCGACAACCTTGGCTTCCGACAAAACCTTCAAGGCCGTCATGTAAGCCTGAAGCCGGGAAACCTTCTCTTCGGGAAGGTTCAGGTTGGAGAAATGAAAATCCATCTCCAGGGTTCCCATCTGGTCTTCGGTGATGCGCAGGGTGTTTATGTCCAGGGTCTTTTTATCTCTGGCGTAATCATAGGCGCATTCCAGGTTCCAGGACAGAGCCTCGGGGTCCAGGCCGGCGGCCCGGGCCCTGGCGATGTATTCGGCGCCGCCCGCTTCCGACTTCATCCCGATAAGTTCAAAATGCTGCTTGCCGGGGTCGGAAGCGCCCCACCTGAAAGTGTGGACGACGACTTCGTCCATGAATATGGGTTCGGGAGACTTTGCCGTGATAAACTTCAGGCCATGAAAATGAGCGGCGCCGGTAAAAAGGTTGACGGAAACCTTGTCGCACTGGACGTCGCCCAGAATGTCGGCTTTCTCCAGGCCTTTGGCCAATTCTTTTTCCGCGCGTTGGTTGAGATACCACTGGCCTCCTGCAATGGCGCAGCCCAGCAGCACGACCAAGACAACAATACTCGCCGCAACCTTTTTCATGAAGAATTTTCCTTGTAATATTAAGCAGTAAAAAGAAAACAGCTTCCCTCCGAATTTCGGAGCATAGAACAGGGGCGGGGTTTTGTCAAACCTCAACAAGGAGACAGGTTTTTTCCATAAAAAGCTGTTCTTAAAGGTTAGAGCCTAAACCGGCCGGCAAGTTCCTTCAACTCCTGCCCCAAGTTGTGCAGTTGGACGGTGGCGCTTTCCAATTGCTTGGCGCCTTCCGAGTTTTGCTTGCTGGCTTCGGTAATGCTGTCCAGGGCGTCGGAAAGCTGTGCAATGCCGACCAGTTGCTGCTGGCTGGACGCAGCGATCTGGGTTGCGGAGTTGGACGCCTGCTGCACGCTGGATTCCAGGGCCCGGATGGACTCCCCGGACCGGGATGCCAGGGCTTCCCCCATGTCCACGGCCTTGGAGCCCCTTTCGGTGGCGAGCACCGAGGCGCTGGTGGCGGTCTGGATGTCGTTCAGGATGGTCCTGACCTGGCTGGTGGCTTGTTTGGAGAGGTCGGCCAGGGACTTGACCTCCTGGGCCACCACGCCGAAGCCCTTGCCGAAGTCGCCGGCCTTGGCGGCTTCTATGGAGGCGTTGACCGAAAGCAGATTGGACTCGTTGGCCAGATCCGCCACGGTGTCTATGATTTCGCCGATGCTGTGGGTGTGCTCGCTTAATTTGACGATGCTTTCGGCAATGTACTCCATTTCCTCCTTGATGCGCTGCATGCCGTCCACGGCATCGTCCGTGGCTTTTCTTCCGGCCTCGGAAATCTGGGCGGTGGCTTCGGCCTCCCTGGCCACGGCTTCGGCTTTTTCGTTAGCCACGGTGGTGGTCTGCTTGACCTCCTCCGCCGTGGTGCTCAACTCCAGCACGGTGGTTGAGGTCTCCATGGAACTGGTGGACAACTGGGATGAGGTTGCGGAAATCTGGCTGGACGAGGTTGCAAGGGCGTCCGCGCTTTCTTTAATGCGGGAAACGATTACGTGAATTTTCTCGATAAATACGTTGAAGCTCCTTGCCAGATCCCCGATTTCGTCCTTGG includes the following:
- a CDS encoding NINE protein — its product is MQGENTHSVAVGYILWIFGFFGAHRFYFGKPVSGTIYFFTFGVFLIGWIVDLFLIPGMDAKAEVKYESGPVDYTIAWILLTFLGYLGIHRFYMGKWLTGLLWLVTGGLFVVGYLYDYWTLNGQISEVNSQRA
- a CDS encoding type II toxin-antitoxin system Phd/YefM family antitoxin: MAIQTTYTHARAHLASLLNEVSENREVVIIQRRGHEDVALISAVELGGILETAHLLRSPKNAERLLAGLERARNDEGSGESLKDLRNEVGLE
- a CDS encoding Txe/YoeB family addiction module toxin; this encodes MSKRRKKVPDDSGGRLSVFQPEFREDLRFWVEKDRKTALRIFQLIEAVMRDPFQGIGKPEPLKYFGPGVWSRRITQEHRLVYLVRDARIDFIQARYHY
- a CDS encoding HAD family hydrolase; protein product: MINISIPGHGDASYGSLVLDYNGTLAIDGKVIDGVMERLKTLSQSLEIHILTADTFGTVKAAFEGTGFTVSVLGKEAQDLAKQQYVAEQGAKKTIAVGNGRNDCLMLEKAALGIAVVGAECAAGVAVQAADIVAPNILCALDLLLKPLRLIATLRS